In Phlebotomus papatasi isolate M1 chromosome 1, Ppap_2.1, whole genome shotgun sequence, the following proteins share a genomic window:
- the LOC129798931 gene encoding NAD-dependent protein deacylase Sirt4, translating into MRLTFCFRQFTSSPVWQINKGMFVPKHEPVAQSDIAKLEEFLRDKSRILVLTGAGISTESGIPDYRSEGVGLYARSNSRPIQHPDFVKYADVRKRYWARNYVGWPRFSSIEPNAIHHTLARFEREGRILGIVTQNVDCLHNKAGSKKLIEIHGNGYTVICLSCDYSIPRHDFQDILNSLNPTLVTTMTDMLRPDGDVDIPQAAIDAFVVPPCPKCGGNLKPRIVFFGDNVPLKTIEEIVHWNCESDGLLVLGSSLLVFSGFRLVVQTKELGLPVAIVNIGPTRGDDYADLKISAKCGDIIPRLFATR; encoded by the exons ATGAGACTTACCTTCTGTTTTCGTcagtttacatcctccccagtgTGGCAGATCAACAAAGGGATGTTTGTCCCCAAGCACGAACCCGTGGCACAGAGTGACATTGCCAAATTGGAGGAATTTCTGCGTGATAAATCGAGGATTCTTGTTTTGACTGGAGCTGGAATATCAACGGAATCGG GAATCCCAGACTATCGATCGGAGGGAGTAGGTCTCTATGCACGCAGCAATAGCCGCCCAATTCAACATCCGGACTTTGTAAAATATGCAGACGTGAGGAAGAGGTATTGGGCTAGGAATTACGTCGGCTGGCCGAGGTTTTCCAGCATAGAACCCAATGCTATCCACCACACGCTGGCGCGATTCGAACGGGAGGGAAGGATCCTGGGCATTGTGACGCAGAACGTGGATTGTCTGCACAACAAAGCCGGGAGTAAGAAGCTCATAGAGATCCATGGAAATGGATACACCGTAATCTGCCTGTCCTGCGACTATTCCATCCCTCGACATGACTTCCAGGACATTCTAAACAGCCTCAATCCCACCCTCGTGACCACAATGACCGACATGCTCCGACCGGATGGAGATGTGGACATTCCTCAAGCCGCTATCGATGCTTTCGTGGTGCCTCCTTGTCCAAAGTGCGGAGGCAATTTGAAACCCAGGATCGTCTTCTTTGGAGACAACGTCCCCCTGAAAACAATCGAAGAGATCGTCCATTGGAATTGCGAGAGTGACGGACTCCTTGTTCTCGGATCAAGTCTCCTGGTCTTCTCAGGCTTTCGTCTTGTCGTCCAGACCAAGGAACTGGGCCTCCCTGTAGCCATCGTTAACATCGGCCCGACCCGTGGCGACGACTATGCTGACCTGAAAATCTCTGCGAAATGCGGTGACATCATCCCACGTCTCTTCGCCACGCGATAA
- the LOC129798930 gene encoding serine/threonine-protein phosphatase 4 catalytic subunit — protein MTDYSDLDRQIEQLKRCEIIKENEVKALCAKAREILVEEGNVQRVDSPVTVCGDIHGQFYDLKELFKVGGDVPETNYLFMGDFVDRGYYSVETFLLLLALKVRYPDRITLIRGNHESRQITQVYGFYDECMRKYGSVTVWRYCTEIFDYLSLSAIIDGKIFCVHGGLSPSIQYLDQIRSIDRKQEVPHDGPMCDLLWSDPEDTQGWGVSPRGAGYLFGSDVVAQFNTANDIDMICRAHQLVMEGYKWHFNETVLTVWSAPNYCYRCGNVAAILELNEHLQRDFTIFEAAPQESRGIPSKKPQADYFL, from the exons ATGACTGACTATAGCGATTTAGATCGGCAGATAGAGCAGCTGAAACGATGCGAAATCATCAAGGAGAATGAGGTGAAGGCATTGTGTGCAAAGGCCAGGGAGATCCTCGTGGAGGAAGGGAATGTCCAGCGTGTGGATTCACCAGTAACC GTGTGTGGAGACATCCACGGGCAGTTCTATGATCTGAAGGAACTGTTTAAAGTGGGCGGAGACGTCCCTGAGACAAATTACCTGTTCATGGGGGATTTTGTTGATCGGGGCTATTACAGCGTGGAAACCTTTCTGCTGCTGCTGGCACTCAAGGTTCGCTATCCGGACAGAATAACACTGATTCGTGGCAATCACGAATCCCGACAGATCACACAGGTTTATGGCTTCTACGATGAGTGCATGCGAAAGTACGGTTCTGTAACCGTCTGGCGCTACTGCACTGAGATCTTTGACTATCTCAGCCTTTCGGCCATCATTGACGGCAAGATTTTCTGCGTTCATGGCGGTCTCAGCCCTTCCATTCAGTATCTGGATCAGATCCGTTCAATCGATCGCAAGCAGGAAGTTCCACACGATGGACCCATGTGCGATCTGCTGTGGAGTGATCCCGAGGACACGCAGGGCTGGGGCGTTTCGCCACGCGGAGCTGGATATTTGTTCGGGAGTGATGTTGTGGCTCAGTTCAACACAGCCAATGACATCGACATGATCTGTCGGGCGCATCAGCTCGTCATGGAGGGCTACAAATGGCACTTCAATGAAACCGTTCTCACCGTGTGGTCTGCTCCAAACTATTGTTATCG TTGTGGAAATGTGGCGGCAATTCTGGAGTTGAACGAGCATCTGCAGAGAGACTTTACCATCTTTGAGGCAGCCCCGCAAGAAAGTCGAGGCATTCCGTCGAAAAAACCACAAGCAGACTACTTCTTATAA